A stretch of Brassica napus cultivar Da-Ae chromosome C6, Da-Ae, whole genome shotgun sequence DNA encodes these proteins:
- the LOC106353405 gene encoding pentatricopeptide repeat-containing protein At1g79490, mitochondrial, which translates to MLRLRTAKSIPRNVISTLHRSTTVSAETPLLPPSPQSPSLAANLHSPSIRLLRSFTVCSVSRNTVTNQSPSLFRRFCSDESGTSWTEEVEYLDESGSVIHSGKGIRSVEPGVDDHVMVGGLKKPLMNASAVAKIVEVVQRWKWGPELETHLDKLQFLPNMVHVKQSLKIVEDVDAGLSLFRWVKKQPWYVPCDECYVVLFDGLNKGKDFEGIQKLFEEMVQDSGRSHHHHSLGAYNQVIQYLAKAEKLEVAFCCFKKAQDCGCKIDTQTYNNLMMLFLNKGLPYKAFEIYESMEKTDSLLDGSTYELIIPSLAKSGRLDAAFKLFQQMKERKLRPSFSVFASLVDSMGKAGRLDTSMKVYMEMQGYGHRPSATMFVSLIDSYAKAGKLDTALRLWDEMKSSGFRPNFGLYTMIIESHAKSGKLEVAMSVFKDMEKAGFLPTPSTYSCLLEMHAGSGQVDSAMKIYNSMTNAGLRPGLSSYISLLTLLANKRLVDVAGKILLEMKAMGYSVDVCASDVLMIYIKDASVDLALKWLRFMGSSGIKTNNFIIRQLFESCMKNGLYDSARPLLETLVHSSGKVDLVLYTSILAHLVRCQDEDKERQLMSILSTTKHKAHAFMCGLFTGPEQRKQPVLTFVREFYQGIDYELEEGAARYFVNVLLNYLVLMGQINRARCVWKVAYENKLFPKAIVFDQHIAWSLDVRNLSVGAALIAVVHTLHRFRKRMLYYGVVPRRIKLVTGPTLKIVIAQMLSSVESPFEVSKVVLRAPGDSVMEWFKKPIVQQFLLNEIPSRADILMHKLNVMFPSSAPELRSMFPPKPIMSSKSF; encoded by the coding sequence ATGCTCCGTCTAAGAACCGCGAAATCAATCCCCAGAAATGTCATCTCCACGCTTCATCGGAGCACCACCGTCTCCGCCGAGACTCCATTGCTTCCTCCATCTCCACAAAGCCCTAGCTTAGCCGCCAATCTTCACTCCCCCAGCATCAGATTACTGCGTAGCTTCACGGTCTGCTCTGTTTCAAGAAACACCGTAACTAATCAAAGTCCGAGTCTTTTTAGGAGATTCTGTAGCGACGAGAGCGGAACCAGCTGGACCGAGGAGGTAGAGTATCTAGACGAGTCTGGTAGTGTGATACACAGTGGTAAAGGGATAAGATCCGTTGAGCCAGGGGTTGACGATCATGTCATGGTCGGTGGGTTGAAGAAGCCTCTGATGAACGCTTCCGCTGTTGCCAAGATCGTTGAGGTTGTGCAGAGGTGGAAATGGGGGCCTGAGCTGGAGACTCATCTGGACAAGCTCCAGTTTTTGCCCAACATGGTTCATGTTAAGCAGTCGTTGAAGATCGTTGAGGATGTTGACGCGGGGTTGAGTTTGTTCAGGTGGGTTAAGAAGCAGCCTTGGTACGTTCCTTGTGACGAGTGTTATGTGGTTTTGTTCGATGGGTTGAACAAGGGGAAGGATTTCGAAGGGATTCAGAAGCTGTTCGAGGAGATGGTTCAAGACTCCGGGAggagtcatcatcatcactcgCTTGGTGCTTATAACCAAGTGATTCAGTATTTGGCTAAAGCTGAGAAGCTGGAGGTTGCTTTCTGTTGTTTCAAGAAGGCTCAGGATTGTGGGTGCAAGATCGATACGCAGACGTATAATAATCTGATGATGTTGTTTCTGAACAAGGGCTTGCCTTACAAGGCGTTTGAGATTTATGAGAGCATGGAGAAGACTGATTCTTTGTTGGATGGGTCGACTTATGAGCTGATCATTCCTAGCTTGGCTAAATCCGGGCGTCTTGATGCAGCTTTCAAGCTTTTTCAGCAGATGAAGGAGAGGAAGCTCCGGCCAAGCTTTAGTGTGTTTGCTTCGCTTGTTGATTCAATGGGGAAAGCTGGTAGGTTAGACACGTCGATGAAGGTTTACATGGAGATGCAGGGCTATGGTCATAGgccatcagcaactatgtttgtTTCCTTGATTGATTCATACGCTAAAGCAGGGAAGCTTGACACTGCTCTTAGGCTTTGGGACGAGATGAAGAGTTCAGGTTTCAGACCTAACTTTGGATTGTACACAATGATCATTGAATCTCATGCTAAATCAGGAAAGCTTGAAGTAGCAATGTCGGTGTTCAAAGACATGGAGAAAGCTGGGTTTTTACCCACACCGTCTACATATTCGTGTCTGTTAGAGATGCACGCTGGCTCTGGGCAAGTAGACTCTGCAATGAAGATCTATAACTCCATGACTAATGCTGGCTTAAGGCCTGGCCTGAGCAGTTACATCTCTCTCCTTACACTCCTGGCCAACAAAAGACTTGTTGATGTTGCAGGGAAGATACTACTCGAGATGAAAGCGATGGGGTACTCTGTAGACGTCTGCGCTAGCGATGTTCTGATGATATACATCAAAGATGCCTCTGTTGATCTCGCTTTGAAGTGGCTGAGGTTCATGGGCTCTTCAGGGATCAAAACAAACAACTTCATCATCAGGCAGTTGTTCGAATCATGCATGAAGAATGGCTTATACGATTCAGCTAGGCCTTTGCTCGAGACGCTCGTGCATTCATCTGGGAAAGTAGACTTGGTGCTATACACTTCGATTCTCGCTCATCTCGTCCGTTGCCAAGACGAAGATAAAGAGAGACAGTTAATGTCGATCCTCAGCACTACCAAACACAAAGCTCACGCCTTTATGTGCGGTCTCTTCACAGGTCCGGAACAGAGGAAACAACCGGTTCTGACGTTTGTGAGAGAGTTTTACCAAGGGATTGATTACGAGCTCGAAGAAGGAGCTGCTAGATACTTTGTCAACGTCCTTCTCAACTACCTTGTCTTAATGGGTCAGATAAACCGAGCTCGGTGTGTCTGGAAAGTGGCCTACGAGAACAAACTCTTCCCAAAAGCCATCGTCTTCGACCAACACATCGCTTGGTCTCTCGACGTGAGAAACTTGTCGGTTGGAGCAGCGCTTATAGCAGTGGTTCACACTCTCCACAGGTTCAGAAAACGAATGCTTTACTACGGTGTAGTCCCGAGGCGTATTAAGCTAGTGACGGGGCCGACGTTGAAGATTGTAATTGCTCAGATGCTGAGCTCGGTTGAGTCGCCTTTTGAGGTCAGCAAAGTGGTGTTGAGGGCACCAGGAGATTCGGTGATGGAATGGTTCAAGAAACCGATCGTGCAACAGTTTCTTCTGAACGAGATACCGTCACGGGCTGATATATTGATGCATAAGCTGAATGTGATGTTCCCAAGCTCTGCTCCTGAGCTTAGATCTATGTTTCCTCCCAAACCAATCATGTCTTCAAAGTCATTTTAA